From the Papaver somniferum cultivar HN1 chromosome 2, ASM357369v1, whole genome shotgun sequence genome, the window cttacgtgtcgactcatgtaaagaggaattagcagaatttttctcgtatgactgatggttgtgaggatagtgattgggctcaccatggtatgaaccataaccttgaagagtttggcgttcccaaccattattcccaccatggtaataaaactgatgatgtccatattcaaattcgggtcgatattcattgtattggcttctatcataccagctcgacattcttaattgcaagggaattctacacaatcacaaacaaggccgactcgactccaccaaaacaaacctaaagatttctagcaaataaaaagcatgatggctccacttagattgtttctagaccagcttctatctttcgaaagggaattcgttgcaatttgagcaaacccctctggaatcaatccgagtcaaagtaagttgaattgaggcgagggaagctcagtggagctttgatacccaaggcctcacctctatcacaaggcggcgcagtcacgcattcaactcacagaaaccatcatgaactttggagtgtgcttaaagagaaaccaatatttttcgaacgagtttcctattaagctcgttaccctatcggtctcgttctattccaaattttaaagcttaggttcgcgttaggtttcgttttcctaaggcgggaaagaagggagcggtgatgaaatccgaacccttatcttgtttaggccaggccttgccctttactaggaaaataaagacagtccggttcgtcctcaaacaattatcaccttaaggcagacaataactcgcttgcaggggattcgcgagtgtttcgattggacttacctcccgtaccagacgggggatgaaccgttgtcgtcgactcgggccacgactcctatgtcgtgtgcgaacccgaggggccgaggtgatattgtaatcaccgtccttccctgcacacagtttgtatttaactacccttccgtagggtttaaaaaaataataataaagtccaagagtccagtccaaagtccaaataaagtaaagtgcaaaagaaaaagaaaaataacctaaaaaaaatattaaaaaaaaatctctcttttttttctctcttttctatatataaaacaaaaaaagaattcctctttcgctcctttcgctttaagcttttccttccaaggtccttagtactccacttcgaacctgcaaatcaaagacaaaaagaaacgtaaaaaggaaaaaaaaataataaatctaaaaaaaaaattctacctaagcacaggtccgcgtcggcggtgccaaaaatttgatgtttttcaaatgttgttttgtaatagtggtaaaaatggggttcttttcgaacttgtgaagggaataatttttttttagacttaataaattcAGAAATGTAGTAAATTAAATTAACAAGTGAtaaaaattttatggagaaaataggggtgatgattccaccttttaacaatatttatgtaattttatttatatttttattatgcaaatttaacaattgttttgattctaaatattgccacaagtagattttcaaaatatcaaagattaatcgcaagcataatacatcaagagcataaaactaagcatgtattatcaagaaaaaatatatttgattaacaaaaatcatttaaatcatttattttcaatgcaattaatcatatataaatattgcaaaaattaatcaaataaatattaccacataaatattgcgagaaaggcttcctccgtcacccctgggattgggtttagctactcatgatagaaaaactctcaaaatgattcattgatactcaaaagttgtttacaatcaagagaaaatggagaaaaaatggtttacaacactgtttgcaacgcatgaaaacgttacaaacagctgttagaaCATCGACAAAAGGGAAGTGTTGTTTCCTGGTTGAATACGTCCCACACTTGAACGTCGCAGACGCTTGGGTAAAACGACTGCTTCTAcgcgtctgttcttcgcgttcttcagtttacaccagtagaaaactcttcactgcgtgttcttctttttgattttttcgactcctaaactatcccaaagactctccccaacctctctactaaacccaaggggtccttttatacccaataggtgcgtttaatctcgccataactcgagataatcttcattattgccgctgtccaaatatagggaataattgccaaaaatagaagattcttacgtactcttgcttcctgcacactcccaattgccttctccacgcctcagcactcgtccaatgctagtagaactcctccatgcacacaagaacttcaatttttctcGTCTTACAGTACACGTGCTTTGTTTttggtgtgtgaatcatcacgcgttttccagccaattccgatcaaacccactgcccaaaatgtgttccttaacctatatcacatctctctataaaatttcagccattgaatcgacccgtaaccccttcatttttgtgatcaaacttctgccagtttgaGAAtttaattttcccgccaaaaaacagttttcaaacgaagaagaaagggtgtccccctatcctgaactggggtgcgaatagcagctaccttggggtgacctgggggttccccttagtaattaggttaccccttatccaaaagcgagagtccgaataacacttgtcctctggatgccaaaatcaacttttcgagccgaattttccaaaaatgtttatttcctaaaaatacataaaaacacaatattagtacaaaaatagagttccaacaatacggacattgaggacaaattagacacaaaaatgtgtctatcatgaaggtatggctgttttatgacttgtatcataaaatgGTTTCTGTCTACTTATGTTGATAGCACTTGTCCCCcatcgaaataggttgaaatcctatttatacaagttatgttcgaacacaccctgatctcgtaggaagtggaggtgattaggcagtggagaagtggagttgtgtaaaaagtggtgatcaccacgtttccactaTGAGGGGAAACTGGTGACGCCCtcacccactatctcattgttGTTAATTGTCCGTACACGTTcgcgtaatgggcgcgttgcgcgccgcacgctgtaaaccgctagaccaataccccggtgagcatcccccagtttgtgacatgtttgatgtctcgagtaagtgggtagAGTCGTCAGACTCGTTGCTGAAAGCAGCACACAGtgattttaggtcaaataataaattatttgtgaaaccaacaTTTATAAAACAtctcttataatcgatgtatatgaagcatcgcttttaaaacaagcagctgaaaataatcgatgtgaaagaagcatcattgttttagaccTCGATTGAATCGGTCGCGGATTGAGTGTCTTAAAAAGGTAGCATgaccgaccacctttgggtgatcgtttggtagCTCTAGGGACGAGCTATTGCTTGGTTGATCGCTCCACGTGAaggaggggtggccggtgatcataaTGCTACcctgttggtttttggaaaataaatatacaCCACCCAACAAGGATagaaaagttggatggacgagatgatttgagACAGTTACATATTatcgttgatgtaatttagggtttaggggtcgTGCGGCCAACCCTATTTTGGGCGAGCGATTCAAGGCATCGAGCGCTTGTTTGAGCAGGACGTTCGACCACGTGTAAAAACAAGTTGCTGGTGTGCACGCTGACATCTGTTGATccacctaaaattagatctaagccctTCGATTTAGCTGGCGAAGACGGGCGGTCATGATCAATTTGCGTCAGTAACATACTGCCGCAATCCTCCCTAGTTCGATCGAATGGTTTGATGCGTCATTGACTTGCCATGAGAAAGTCGATCGACTGGGAAGAATATTGGAATGCCGGTAAAAACATTGGAACCTCTTTGATTGTTCgggatgcgatctaagccgtccaactaggctagcgaagttggacagaCGCGATAGATTTTaagaccgtttttgccggtcttagaTCGTTTGAACCCGTATTGCCAACAGCTTGATCACCCACATCGAGGTTAACATTCGATGACGTTGGAGTATGCTAGATGGAGTCCGACCGGTTGGGGTAtcagtgggcccgctggtggtcatcctGTGGTCGCTTAGTTCCGCTAGGAATAGACTAGGCCTATTAAATTGCGTGTCCAAATTATGTGGATGTGATCGTTTCTTAAgaatgatatggacagtctagatttcccttaaggaatttaaacgcgttcgatcgcacTAGCTTTCAACTAAAAGGTGTGTAAACACgctaatctctttgtcagagagtggtgtagcctaCGCGAGTGTTTTCATGCGGACTTCAATACCGACACTTCGgaagattcgtgctactctgctgcgagtgaatatTAAtagtcatgtcatgccaacattgaaagTTCAGCTTGGGAACAtggcataggaaaatactaggcgggtcatgcattagtaaataatgcgataggttaaaatttacagaatatctgggattgtttcttcatgcaccattctgataaatttcataaatatgttgaattgctcaatatatACGTAAATAAAGAGGTCTGAACACTCATTACTACTTTGAAATGGCCTTTATTCTTTTGCAgaatgacagcgcattaaatacaggatttcacaattttaaccgtgaactaaaaaccaccaccaacacccagtgataataaaaactaaaaatttaTTTAATAACTCAGtgataataaaaactaaaaatttaTATAAGAAAAATGCTAGATAAGATTGGAaaattttccttaaatttctctatgTATTCTTTCCTAGAAGTTTTTTACTTGTCTCGCAAACGCTACCAAACAGAGATTAGTGTTAGTTAGATGTTATCTCAGCTAAAATTTTCAACAATACAATGGATAACAACATCTAATGGGTtaaaaattttgttaaagagctTTGGCATAATGGTTTGTTCAAGGATCGGTTTCCTATATTTACAATTAAATGCCCATATATATCCTATCTTGTGATAATAAAACATATAATTTATTGACAATGGTCTTGTTTGTGAAATAATTCAGACACTGAATTACTATAGGTGGTACTTAAAAATCAAAATCCTTCCGGGTGAGATGTACAGTGATTTATTGTAGGCTTTCACCAATTTTGATCCTTTTCCCTCTGGAGATTACTTGGAACTTGGGTTTTTCCCTGTTCTCATATATACATTAAGGGCTTTTACGGAAACTGGATTTCAACATTTAGGTTAACCCAGGACGTGCTACACAAAATCAGATAACTTTCTCAACCAAAAAACCCATTGAAAACCTAGCCGCCTTGATCGTTCTCCTGCTCAGATATGCTTCTTTGGAGCAAATCTGAACAGGAGAATCTCATCCTAACTAATCTCTTTTCTTCCTctatttattttagattttttaattgatttctAGCTTTGATTTAAGCTTTTAACTTGGGTTCTGTTTCTTCAACAGACTGTTTTAGTCTTCATCTTCCTTGAATCAATCTAGTTTTTTAGTTGAAGTTATCTGTAGTTTATTTAATCTTTCATCACTTATTTATTGCTATTTGCAAATTGGGTTCTTTGATTTCATTGTTGCGACTTTAAATCTTCCAAGGCTTTTTGTTTCAAGTGGTTTGCAGTTAGGGTTGAGAATCTTGATCAATTTCTGCTCAAGATCTTAAAGATTCGTcaatcaaaactctaattattcaCATCAAAAAGTCCACATCAACCTAAGTTCTCATCGGCGGCAACAACAAGTTCTCAGCAGCATCATGACTCCGGTTCCTGATTACAACCCAGCAACAAGAAGACACAGAATGACACAGATACAAGCTTTTACAAAGACACCAAAGATACCAAGACTGATTTCGAAACCAATCCATACAAATACAAACCGATTTAGCCAGATGATAACCTATTTAGGTTATACTTGTTACTTGTGTTATTGTTACTATGAAAAAATCATTGGTGTATGGTTGGATCTATGGATCCTTTTTCACTATCATCACCTGTTTTACTATGATTTTCAAAAAACCTTTGAGAAATGGTTGGATATATTCCGAACATCTCTATTGATTTTGGAGTTGTTATATGGTTTGGATGTGATTCTTTTCTTCCAACCAAGGTCATTTAAACTTTTCTTTTTACCTGCGAATCGGTTAGCAATAGTTAGATTTCTTTGTCAGATCCGGGATTGGGACTATGGTGTAGTGTGGTGTAACTTTCTTTATAATCTGTTTGAAGCTTCCGAAACCTTTGTAATTGTTGGATATTTCCGAGTCAGTCATGTAACTACTACTGATTTTGAATCAGTGTTTTATGATTAATATATTTGAGGCTTGCCTCttttcctaaaaaaataaaaatatatatacattaaGTATTCTAACAAATTACTTAGAAATTAGGATCTATGTACAACAAGTACTATTAGCAAATGTCATAAGAACATGTCATACATATAGAGGGAGGATCCATGTACACTCTTAGGTGGACACTATCATATATGATATGCGctattttctccataaaacctaaacgacaatgaatttaaatttaatattttgataacaagttcctcttataagactctacatccCTGCCAAAAATGAACGCAATCTCATCATGGGTTGAACAAATCAAAACAATAAGTTCAGGGCTCATACAATCACCATGAGAAGAACCTAGCTAGAGATGTGATCAATATAATGTTAAGTCACTTAAGATTTTTTTCATTAGTTTTAAGGAATCTGTAATGTGGGTATTTATAAATTAATCAAATAAggatgtttatataatttaatcaCACCTGTATTCCATTAAGGGAACCTAACTTAATTAAGTATTCATTAGACTATGATCAGACTCTACCTGTACCTACTGTATATATACATTgtttttcatggtattttcacttCATCAAGTTACCGACAAAAGAAGTTCTCACTGTAAACATACCTCAAAACCTAAGAATAGTATCTTTCTTTACTTTTCATAAAACAAAAATGACTGGATTTGGTTCTCCCTGTGGAGCTTGCAAATTTTTGAGAAGGAAATGTGTAAGGggttgtgtttttgctccttaCTTTTGTCATGAACAAGGAGCTACGCATTTCGCTGCAATTCACAAAGTTTTCGGTGCAAGCAATGTTTCGAAACTTCTCACTCATCTTCCGTTAGGTGACCGCTGTGAAGCTGCCGTTACAATTTCATATGAAGCTCAAGCTAGAATCCAAGATCCTGTTTATGGATGTGTTTCTCACATCTTCGCTCTGCAACAACAGGTACATATACATTCTCCAttttaagaaaaaaagaagaagaagagggtatTATAACAAAAGTCTAACTGAATTGTCATTTTCCCTACGTTTTCTTATGATGTTTTCCTTTATGTTTTAGGTTGTGAGCTTGCAAGCACAGATAGCAACACTAAGAGCACAACAAGCAGCTCAAGGTTTTGTTAATGGTGGAAATATTAATACTTCAACAAATGATCATATTCATCAACAAGACAATCACAACAAATTGTTTTACGGAGATTTTCCTACTACATATCCACAAAATATTCAAGCTTTGAATATGCAGTTAAACGAATCGAAGGTATTATCGGAACAGTTATATCAAAACAATAGTTCCATGA encodes:
- the LOC113354294 gene encoding LOB domain-containing protein 29-like, encoding MTGFGSPCGACKFLRRKCVRGCVFAPYFCHEQGATHFAAIHKVFGASNVSKLLTHLPLGDRCEAAVTISYEAQARIQDPVYGCVSHIFALQQQVVSLQAQIATLRAQQAAQGFVNGGNINTSTNDHIHQQDNHNKLFYGDFPTTYPQNIQALNMQLNESKVLSEQLYQNNSSMNDSNNTTTTDENMFYYENGVVNMEDSPSNHMSHEYHAQSSTPPEETVHQFLTSTSFDDQYSSDEHHRHAAMASQYLDDMQMTARKWTFQDTDQVDLQSMACAYFQHS